A region of Lepeophtheirus salmonis chromosome 13, UVic_Lsal_1.4, whole genome shotgun sequence DNA encodes the following proteins:
- the LOC121127633 gene encoding adenosine receptor A2b, translating into MAGEDISNFSTSSLISRDFNNSAASFTTTITPLSSDEVPSSPSFPSEVLYVSTIVFLSILFILGSFANTILLMAFFRRPALRTTSNRFVVNLLIVNVLSSCLMLPLLCLDLSSTSSFIPSITTSIQCRLTEFVITWISSLSVFSTLAISFDQYLAILYPLRYQNLITKGRSWSLIIGSWIIPILTGCLCTSIQDESALSWETCAKREDPSLQHLPGSASTSVGSVSPPPPSLPPPYCWTCIIFPILNFVFIFLAPALFISYIYIRIYTEAKSNSKRTRRTSINPAEHMFNSKTSPDPKRNQRPSVISNLYTQTPPPVISSRSAQLKRSPSQQFMDNIKHKISNASQFMYREESRTAKISMIVIVLVALCWGPFYIYLLGKGLRLEDERLFPYWSKCIILGLTCLYSVISPMVFAYRSKRLQSEVRKLFHFRSDEHFHNRGGSGYSQRRRLLHQQRQQLLSQHRSRSTPASPVQKKTSMSEDEKSLLPPLMSSIHHPLSHHQPRRKMSTIIAPDLFVGSTRSSISSASGASSNTTAIFHLESSERS; encoded by the exons ATGGCTGGAGAAGATATCTCTAATTTCAGCACCTCCTCGCTGATTAGTAGAGATTTCAACAATTCAGCCGCCTCGTTCACTACAACCATAACACCGCTTAGTAGTGACGAAGTCCCCTCATCTCCTTCCTTTCCTTCAGAGGTTCTTTATGTCTCTACGATTGTATTTTTATCCATTCTTTTCATTCTGGGATCATTTGCGAATACGATACTCCTTATGGCCTTTTTTCGAAGACCTGCTTTGAGAACAACATCCAATAG ATTTGTTGTGAATCTCCTCATCGTCAATGTTCTTTCATCATGTCTCATGCTCCCTCTACTATGCTTGGATCTCTCATCCACATCTTCTTTCATTCCTTCCATAACGACTTCGATTCAGTGTCGACTCACTGAGTTTGTTATTACTTGGATCTCGAGTCTCTCCGTATTCTCAACCCTCGCCATCTCTTTTGATCAGTATCTTGCAATCCTATATCCTCTAAGATATCAAAATCTCATTACCAAAGGTCGATCATGGTCCCTTATTATAGGATCATGGATCATTCCCATACTCACTGGCTGCCTTTGTACATCCATACAGGATGAATCTGCACTCTCATGGGAAACTTGTGCCAAGAGGGAGGATCCTAGTCTCCAACACCTTCCTGGATCCGCATCAACATCAGTTGGATCTGtttctcctcctcctccttcaCTTCCTCCTCCATACTGTTGGACCTGCATCATATTTCCAATCCTCAACTTTGTCTTTATCTTCCTTGCACCTGCTCTCTTTATTAGTTATATCTACATTCGAATTTATACAGAAGCCAAATCTAATTCCAAACGCACTCGACGCACCTCCATTAATCCTGCTGAGCATATGTTTAACT CCAAAACATCTCCAGATCCAAAGCGAAATCAGCGTCCTTCTGTTATTAGTAATCTCTACACTCAAACCCCTCCTCCGGTCATCTCATCCAGATCTGCGCAACTCAAGAGATCTCCTAGCCAACAGTTTATGGACaacataaaacacaaaatttctAATGCAAGTCAGTTCATGTATAGAGAGGAGAGCCGCACGGCCAAAATTTCTATGATTGTGATAGTACTCGTGGCCCTTTGCTGGGGACCATTCTACATTTATCTCTTGGGAAAAGGGCTGAGACTTGAGGATGAAAGACTGTTTCCATATTGGTCAAAGTGCATCATTCTAGGACTTACGTGTCTTTATTCTGTCATCTCTCCTATGGTATTTGCATATCGGAGTAAAAGACTGCAGAGTGAAGTGAGGAAACTCTTTCATTTCCGCTCTGATGAACATTTTCATAATCGGGGTGGGAGTGGCTACAGTCAGCGGAGACGATTGCTTCATCAACAACGACAGCAGTTACTCTCTCAGCACCGTTCTCGCTCCACACCTGCATCtcctgtacaaaaaaaaacttcaatgtCGGAGGACGAGAAGTCTCTTCTTCCTCCGCTTATGAGTAGTATTCATCATCCTCTTTCTCATCATCAGCCGCGGAGGAAAATGTCGACCATCATAGCTCCTGATCTATTTGTAGGCTCTACACGATCCTCCATTTCTTCAGCTAGTGGGGCTTCCTCTAACACAACCGCTATTTTCCATTTGGAAAGTAGTGAGCGGAGCTGA